From the genome of Methanococcoides methylutens, one region includes:
- a CDS encoding DUF1622 domain-containing protein, whose product MDTYTIVEFILRVIASLFTIVGSILITYGGLRSIYKVIMLEIFKKPYEYNGVRRDLTNKIIFGLEFYIAADILETVLAPTTEELILLGAVVGIRTVLGYFLGKETKEYQLD is encoded by the coding sequence GTGGATACATATACAATCGTAGAGTTTATCTTAAGGGTAATCGCAAGCTTATTTACGATCGTAGGAAGTATTTTAATAACGTATGGTGGCTTGAGATCAATCTATAAAGTGATCATGCTTGAGATCTTTAAGAAACCATATGAATATAATGGAGTCCGAAGAGACCTAACTAATAAAATAATATTCGGACTCGAATTTTACATAGCAGCCGATATTCTTGAGACGGTATTAGCTCCAACAACTGAAGAGCTTATACTTTTAGGTGCAGTCGTAGGTATCAGGACTGTTCTGGGATATTTCCTGGGTAAAGAAACAAAAGAGTATCAGTTAGATTGA
- a CDS encoding GbsR/MarR family transcriptional regulator produces the protein MTDIEEKIIDIGHEIFRGYGVDDSTAQILSILNFESKEISMEELAQRTGYSLASISLKIKNIEHFWGIKRIHKPGSRKTYLHMEKNLLDAFAIQIRNGFETELNIAKEKITPLIEEYRDHVNTEEQKIKLQTYENYLLEINKFEELIHHIYDRIDQLKKKQV, from the coding sequence ATGACTGACATTGAAGAAAAGATAATTGACATTGGTCATGAGATCTTTAGAGGCTATGGAGTTGATGATTCCACTGCACAGATCTTATCGATACTTAATTTTGAATCCAAGGAAATAAGTATGGAGGAACTGGCACAGAGGACCGGATATAGCCTTGCTTCTATCAGCCTTAAGATAAAGAATATTGAACATTTCTGGGGTATAAAACGGATACATAAACCCGGATCCCGCAAGACATATCTTCATATGGAAAAGAATCTGTTGGATGCCTTTGCTATACAGATCAGGAATGGTTTTGAAACCGAATTAAACATTGCAAAAGAAAAGATAACTCCTCTTATAGAAGAGTATAGAGACCATGTCAATACTGAAGAGCAAAAAATAAAACTCCAAACGTATGAGAACTATCTCTTAGAGATCAATAAGTTTGAAGAACTGATCCATCACATATATGATCGAATAGATCAGTTAAAAAAGAAGCAGGTTTAA
- the rsgA gene encoding ribosome small subunit-dependent GTPase A, whose product MDKQPKSKKPEESDPDHPYSIPGWDDMLEEAFSAYKGTYIAGRVAAQHKTVCDILIPGAMVQAAISGAMRRIGKQPVVGDFVVLLDQAELSSYTIVDILPRKTCLARGSPGDSSEEQVIAANINTIFIVTAVGKDLNLRRLERYLTIVHSSGAKPVILVNKIDLADDPEQVIEETKEIAGDVPVIAISALSKDGLEALIPYINTDETVALIGSSGVGKSTLINAFFGEDLQKTNDVREDDDKGKHTTTVRQLFLLPNGGIFIDNPGIREIQLGDSSEGIDRTFSDIADLSNSCRFKDCTHHNEPHCAVRNAVQNGLITQERFDSYHKLMNEAAFQSEKAEIGLKRLEKKKYKGLSQTARKYREYTGK is encoded by the coding sequence ATGGACAAGCAACCGAAATCCAAAAAGCCTGAAGAATCCGATCCTGATCATCCTTATTCAATTCCCGGATGGGATGATATGCTTGAAGAAGCATTTTCTGCTTACAAAGGGACTTATATAGCCGGAAGAGTTGCAGCCCAGCACAAAACTGTCTGCGATATTTTAATTCCAGGTGCTATGGTTCAGGCAGCGATCTCAGGTGCAATGCGACGGATAGGTAAACAGCCAGTAGTCGGGGATTTTGTAGTCCTGCTGGACCAGGCTGAACTAAGCTCATACACCATCGTGGATATCCTGCCACGAAAGACCTGTCTTGCAAGGGGCTCCCCGGGGGATAGCAGTGAAGAACAAGTGATCGCTGCAAATATTAATACGATTTTTATTGTCACAGCAGTGGGAAAAGATCTCAATCTGCGAAGACTTGAAAGATATCTTACCATTGTTCATTCATCAGGTGCAAAGCCTGTTATTCTGGTAAACAAGATCGATCTTGCTGACGACCCGGAACAGGTGATAGAAGAAACAAAGGAAATTGCAGGTGATGTTCCAGTCATTGCCATAAGCGCTCTTTCAAAGGACGGACTGGAAGCACTCATTCCTTACATCAACACCGACGAAACGGTAGCACTCATCGGCTCTTCGGGAGTTGGGAAATCCACGCTTATCAATGCCTTTTTTGGAGAAGATCTTCAGAAAACCAACGATGTTCGCGAAGATGACGATAAAGGCAAGCACACGACCACAGTAAGGCAATTGTTCCTTCTTCCAAACGGTGGCATCTTCATTGACAACCCCGGTATCCGGGAGATACAGCTTGGGGATAGTTCAGAGGGCATCGATAGGACATTTTCAGATATTGCTGACCTATCTAATAGTTGCAGGTTCAAGGACTGCACACATCACAATGAACCTCATTGTGCTGTCCGGAATGCAGTTCAGAATGGTCTTATCACACAGGAAAGGTTTGACAGTTACCACAAACTGATGAATGAAGCTGCTTTCCAGTCAGAGAAAGCTGAGATTGGCCTGAAAAGGCTTGAGAAGAAAAAGTACAAGGGACTGTCACAAACTGCCAGAAAATACCGGGAGTATACCGGAAAATGA
- a CDS encoding DUF3303 domain-containing protein has translation MLFMDIITFDSKDINEVRERFENWEYPEGITIIGEWDDLSSCRHIVLYDVENSEAYAAGMFPWLDICRFDSFPVMASSDVAKFVSEHMGYNPVV, from the coding sequence ATGTTGTTTATGGACATAATCACATTTGACTCAAAGGACATTAATGAAGTGAGAGAACGTTTTGAAAACTGGGAATATCCGGAAGGAATTACGATCATCGGTGAATGGGATGATCTTTCCAGTTGTCGGCATATTGTTCTATACGATGTAGAGAACTCTGAAGCTTATGCTGCGGGTATGTTCCCTTGGCTGGACATCTGCCGTTTTGACAGTTTTCCCGTGATGGCATCAAGTGACGTCGCGAAATTCGTGTCAGAGCACATGGGATATAATCCAGTAGTTTGA
- a CDS encoding class I SAM-dependent methyltransferase, which produces MQENDLSMKEIEDLGYYDFMSYLGVPYFHVGGLTSTERLAELCQVNKDSKVLMVGCGTGFSACFVAQRFGCSVVGVDIAEVSIRKAKERAKSLGLGERVEFRMGDAYDLPFEPDTFDVVITEFVAQFLDTNRAFREFVRVLKPGGMVGINEMYMDADIPPSIAEEILEAEHIFGEITQLPFSLPSPEEWKQWLEKAGLSDVQVHKNKISVSLKEFKLVTRTIGGFGEFARLFMSLMIGMARYTISSKTIRNRFRQLSKGKRILMRNRSTSKHVGYVLAVGRKV; this is translated from the coding sequence ATGCAAGAAAACGACCTTTCAATGAAAGAGATCGAAGATCTGGGTTACTATGATTTCATGAGTTACCTTGGGGTGCCATATTTTCATGTGGGTGGCTTAACATCGACAGAACGGTTGGCTGAACTGTGCCAGGTGAACAAGGACAGCAAGGTGTTGATGGTCGGATGTGGCACAGGATTTAGTGCTTGTTTTGTGGCTCAAAGGTTTGGCTGTTCTGTTGTTGGTGTCGATATTGCGGAGGTTTCCATCAGGAAGGCAAAGGAGCGGGCAAAATCATTAGGTCTTGGTGAGAGGGTGGAATTCCGTATGGGTGATGCCTACGACCTGCCCTTTGAGCCTGATACCTTTGATGTGGTGATCACCGAGTTCGTGGCTCAGTTCCTGGATACGAACAGGGCATTCAGGGAATTCGTAAGGGTGTTGAAGCCCGGAGGCATGGTGGGGATCAATGAGATGTACATGGATGCGGATATCCCTCCCTCCATAGCAGAAGAGATCCTGGAGGCTGAACACATCTTTGGTGAGATCACACAATTGCCTTTTTCACTTCCTTCTCCTGAGGAGTGGAAGCAATGGCTTGAAAAGGCAGGATTGAGCGATGTTCAGGTGCACAAAAATAAGATCTCTGTGAGTTTGAAGGAATTCAAATTGGTGACAAGAACAATAGGAGGTTTTGGAGAATTTGCCCGTTTGTTCATGAGCCTGATGATAGGAATGGCCAGATACACCATATCAAGCAAGACGATCAGGAATAGGTTCAGACAGCTCAGTAAAGGTAAAAGGATCCTGATGAGAAATAGATCTACTTCGAAGCATGTGGGTTACGTTCTTGCTGTTGGCAGGAAGGTCTAA
- a CDS encoding YihY/virulence factor BrkB family protein encodes MEKFRGVVVQTIKKWNADDGISFSAALTFYLILSLPSLLLFSLSIGGMFLKVERLQETIIEYVSPFANEEIINSLNLLFQQLPETSSLTFGLMISFLLFLWSAGNIFLHFQKTINKMWGVLEYKKGFVRRIFKKRISSFVAVFIFSLLLIMSILAEIFLVVISKILTTIIPFSLDIIQYASSLANVFVLTILFIYLYKTLPEKKIDIKYIAIGSFLTVFFITIGKYLFSLYLSYSNLTTVYTQIGAFLAIFLWLYYSSIIVTLMAEFIKIYSDIEHQVVGEK; translated from the coding sequence ATGGAAAAGTTCAGGGGTGTAGTTGTACAAACTATTAAAAAGTGGAACGCTGACGACGGGATATCTTTCAGTGCAGCTCTCACATTTTATTTAATACTCAGTCTTCCTTCCTTGCTTTTGTTCTCATTATCCATTGGTGGAATGTTTTTGAAAGTGGAAAGACTTCAGGAAACAATCATCGAGTATGTTTCACCTTTTGCAAATGAAGAGATCATAAACTCATTGAACCTGCTTTTCCAGCAATTACCGGAAACAAGTTCCCTTACCTTTGGATTGATGATCAGTTTCTTACTTTTCCTCTGGAGTGCCGGCAACATCTTTTTGCATTTCCAGAAAACGATCAATAAGATGTGGGGAGTTTTAGAGTATAAAAAAGGATTTGTTCGAAGAATTTTTAAAAAACGTATTTCTTCATTTGTTGCGGTTTTTATATTTAGCTTGTTACTGATCATGAGCATTCTTGCTGAGATATTTTTAGTAGTGATATCAAAAATACTTACGACCATTATTCCATTTTCTCTGGATATTATCCAATATGCTTCTTCTCTCGCAAACGTGTTCGTACTTACAATCCTTTTTATCTATCTTTACAAAACACTTCCTGAAAAGAAGATCGACATCAAGTATATTGCCATAGGTTCATTTCTTACAGTTTTTTTCATTACCATTGGCAAATATCTTTTTAGCTTATATCTTTCATACAGCAATTTAACAACGGTCTATACACAAATTGGGGCTTTTCTTGCAATCTTTTTGTGGTTGTATTATTCTTCTATTATAGTAACACTAATGGCCGAATTTATCAAGATCTATTCAGATATTGAACATCAGGTTGTTGGGGAAAAATGA
- a CDS encoding DMT family transporter produces the protein MEWIYLLIAGIFETGWAVGLKYSDGLTKFYPVVFTVVTLILSMYLLEKALRTLPVGTAYAVWTGIGIIGTTVLGIFLFNESMNVTRLFFIGLIAVGIGGLKLVSA, from the coding sequence ATGGAATGGATATACTTACTAATTGCAGGAATATTTGAAACCGGATGGGCAGTTGGATTAAAATATAGTGATGGTTTAACAAAGTTTTATCCAGTCGTATTTACAGTAGTTACTTTAATTTTAAGTATGTATCTATTGGAAAAAGCTTTGAGAACATTGCCTGTTGGAACAGCCTATGCGGTCTGGACAGGTATCGGGATCATCGGGACAACAGTATTGGGAATATTCCTTTTCAATGAATCAATGAATGTGACCAGGCTCTTCTTTATCGGACTAATTGCTGTTGGAATTGGTGGATTAAAACTGGTATCCGCTTGA